Within the Miscanthus floridulus cultivar M001 chromosome 2, ASM1932011v1, whole genome shotgun sequence genome, the region cctgcacctcagatgatgaccgctGCCGAGATCCgcgctgagatagaggctctcaaagttgataaagagaaaggtcgttttgatggatatggtcagtaccacatgtggactcataaatcgggcttgactaggcttccctatttcaacgatcttcttcttccacacaacattgatttaatgcacacagagaagaatatcgccgaggcgctttggggaacactcatggacacagaaaagtcaaaggacaatgttaaggcaagagtggacctggcagcactgtgcgatagaccaaagcaagtgatgaagactcccgcgcctggcaagaaatggaaaaggacttcggtcgatttcgttttgaagaaggaccaaaggaggggaAGTATGTCAGGGGGTTTagtcgttaatgttccctgatgggtatgcggcgaatctgaggaggggagtgaacgtgtccacttgccgatgttagggatgaagagtcatgacttccacatatggattgagcgactCCTTTCCAGCGATGACCAGAGGTTTCAGTCCccgagcatgtgtggcgcgtcctgcagagttgagctactttccttttccgccagctttgtgccaaggagcttcTCGGGCCGTGATTGGTACTTAGAGAAAgtgcacctgtgttgctctgtaagatgGAGAAAGAtcttccacccggcttcttcctctcAATGCAGCATCTTGATTTTGCACCTGGCCtcacgaggcacgaatggggggcccgtgcaagcccgttggtgctatccaatcgagagatgtctaaaggttctttcagaaaaagtgtagaaataaagccagaattgaggcatccatggcagaggcattcattcttgaggaggtgtcaaacttcacaacatcatactataAGGATAGCCTTCCACCGCGTGCACAATCCAATCCCTCTTTACAAACACCGACGAGAGGGTCATCAAAATCTCTATAGCCTTTTCAAAGGTCAACTTGGCAGGGCAAGCGCTtcgagcaccaagaccttgcggatgatgagtggcgcactatcatgttgtatgtgttgtttGAACCTTGGACGAAGTGaacccttatgtgcagtaagttctcaatgagcttggtTAATACGCGTCCACTATCGTCTatctatccaacccccttgtctcttgctttttcagggaatttctgaatacatactggacaggaaatagggatccttcccctcaagaatcaagatagtcttctcaaaggtggtgtgcccgatttcatttcatggttcgaaaagaaggtaccatccaatttacatcgttccatctgtgacaatcccactttgctcctacgagcgagtaatgatCTATCCGCCCTCACCTTACAGGACGCATCGGTATGCGGAAATGGATgaagagttgaaacaggttgtcaaaggcttcccctatagggtcaagtcattcaccgtatatgatggtgaatggctatcgcttccacacaagaagCCACGAGCTCAGTCGGCCCAATCAAAAAACCACGAATACTaggagttcgtacgcccggcacaGCCGATGACCGCGACTCTACTGCATagtcgaagaaatatacgagctcaactttgagcttcgcgagaggtcataagccagtcgtattcaaatgccattggttccgatcccaatgtcacgagaagagcccctgagattggacaagttgaAAATTCGAACAAGATTCCCTCTatcaaggagacgatgtctatattgtggctcaacaaggccacgcaagtttattatcttccatgGGCATGCCAAAAAAGATCCCACTTCTTGAGGGTTGGTACCTTGCGCAGGTTGGTATCACCGCATggcaaagtgcctgtcccaaacgatgaggattacaactttgacccaaacacatatacaggGGAGTTCGATCAACCCGAGGGGCTAGATGGCATGTTttcacatagacatgttttcgctgatgggcatggaagtagacaatgacattgatgaggacgatggagatgaggatgatggagaagaggtgcaaaatgccaaaggacttagcactgcttgagcgattacgtttggcgttgccattgatgacaacgatggagatgaggtcGGAATGTTAGACAATATTGTTAGTGATGAAGACACTTATGATCCGGCCCGCTGCCGAGtcctgaagattatttctaattcatgtaatactatattattattatttttagttatgtttcgttcattttgcatgCTCTATATTTGTCTATATTGTGCTAAAACTGGTTTTACTCTTTGTATTtgccaggcactcgacaaaatgcccaGGGCGGAAGGCGGAACCGGACCTGCAACTGCTCTACATGCAGGACGACTAGGAGGCGGATGCGGGAAGAGGAGGCTAGGGCGTCGGCGAGGAGCCCGTCCCGCCAGCCGGCCCCCGTGGCCGTTTCGAGGAGGGCGGTGTAGTCGTCCTGCCATCCCCTCGCCCGAGGAGGACCGGACGACGACCACTACGACGAGGACCCAGCTTCAGCTGGCCCCCCAGACAGGAGGGGGTGACACTATCCTCTTCCTCTGGGGGGGTGGCGGGAGTGTGACACTTCCCTCTGGGGGGGTGGCGGGGGGTCCAACTCGAGCACCTCATCGGCACCGTACTTTGCGTGGGTCCTCGAGCTCCCGACGCTGGCCCGATCCCGTTTTTCAGAGGAGGCCGGTGTGATTCGTCCCAAGAGTGACAAAGTTAAGTTATCCGTTTCATTTTGCATCTCTCTATATATTCCATATGCTGAAAAAACCGAACTACGGACTAACAATGTCTTCTTACTGACTCCTGTAGGAACTGTGAACCTTGTGTCCATGGGTCGATCATCGGCATGTGCAATGGGATCCTCGGCGGCCCTGATCCGCCTGCACTACCCTGGTTTGGTCACCCACGCCCAGGGTTGTGAGTCGCCCTccctggacgtgggaccacttcaactccgctgtggacgccgtgtacggcaccgtacaggagcggatcaggcgtgagttctgggttgagtctacatcacactacattgctTAATACTATAGAATCATTAGACGTTCTTGAAATAACGAAAggacacatgatgtctgtatgtaGGACTTCTTCACGTTGGAGGAGGGGGCATGACCCCCGCCTGGGTGACGAAGGTGCAGGACAGGGCATGCAGGGGCCGAGTCACGGGACCTGTACTACGAGGCGAGGCTGCAGTGCCACATCAACCACTCGTGCGACGTCCTTGGTCGGATACCCGGGGAAGAGACGAGGCCAGGACCATGACactcaccagggagcagtacctgcagtaagttataaaacattgttactgactcattccatgaagaataggtagccttcattttatattctaacattctaatacaatacttgatggcatgcagatgtGTCCTTCTTGGTGCGCCAGGCACAGAGACTGGTtgggcggccatcgtggacaagtgggtctccgatgagtggagggagaggGACGCCCTCCCTCCGTCGGGagtgccgcctgcagatgggtgggccggcgcaccaccaaggcaactGGCCCTCAGTTCATACGCCCAGGCCTGGGTAACACGCTacgcacttatttatttatttgtttctaacgctcaattctcattacttctaattcgtctttgtgttttcctccgCAGTCGCAAGTCGCATGATGGGCcagaatgcaacgagttcatggcgtacgccatggcacacaagggcaagggcgacagccccggacaccgtctacaacccggagaTGGGCCCAAGGCGTACAGCaacacgagcgtccacagcaagctcactGACTACGCCCTCGACGGCCGCGAGCGGCATGGGGAGGACTTGGACCCCACACCCAGCCCCTTGATACCAACCTCatgatgaggctcggaggagggaagcagcagaCGGCCAGTActggatggcctccaacatggtcgACCTCGACCTCTGTGCCCAACCTCGTCCAGAATCCGAGCATAagcacgagctcctccgtccccattcgaCCTCGGCAGGCGAGCACACTTGCAACAGATggcggcactccaggttagttctatttcattcgccgttcattacttttaccatgtaccttgcatttgcattgtttaaacgttgGTGATTGAATATTTGCAGGGCcactgtggagaggatggaggccgagatgggaggccgagagggtcgagagggagagggagagggcccagagggaggccgagagggccgaAGTGGGAGGTCCTGATgggcccagagggcggccgaggcgcagaggatgcagtgacatgttctcattcatgtcgagcctcggcaccactctcccgggtgtggtggtgccccagtcgctgctcgctccagttgtgctcctactcctctggctctaggcactctggtgagtatatatatatggttgatcaagtcctttagcttatgtagatactaatgaattcaattctcctttgtgcaacagtccgtcgggttcgaacccgacttccttcgcctcagcacacacaccccggGAGCTGGACAGGTCCACCACCGCACGGGAGGTGCCCCTTTCAGGCTCCAttgggatcagtggcagtaggtggtgccccttcaATGTTTCATTGATTTTTCTGATCTAGGACTTGTGGTGGATGATGAAGAACTTCTTAGATGTGTTCATGGATTTTGCACATTGGATGTGCGTGGTGTGATGGATTATGCAGCAGGATGTGCTCCTGTGAATGGATGtttggatgtgcttgtgatgtattatggattatGTATGCGTTTGTGTGATGCTAAATGGGCCTGTGTGCTGTCTCTAGTATTATATATGAGTTTGCGTGTTTGCTTCGAAGGAAGCAAcaaacacaaaaaaaaaattgcaaattcCTGTcctcccagctttgccgagtgccaaacactcGGCGAaagaaagtctttgccgagtgtcaggggtgtggcactcggcaaagctgggaaaaaaAATGCTTGCAAAACAGCCACttcccagttttgccgagtgccacagcctggcactcggcaaagaggtcaattttgccgagtgtcacagcctggcactcggcaaagaggtcaattttgccgagtgccagatggtaccactcggcaaagactatttttaaaaagattttttttaaaaaaaattatttctttgccgagtgctcagccctggctctcggcaaacattcaaattttgccgagtgccagtccctaggcactcggcaaagccggcgtcaaatgttgacggcagttatttttttgccgagtgcgggcttggcactcggcaaagactttgccgagtgtcgattttttggcactcggcaaagaaatttttgccgacaaaatctttgtcgagagacctttgccgagtgcctttgccgagtgcttggctggctttgccgagtgcccccagcactcggcaaagaggggcgTCTGCAATTGTGGCTCTCACTCTATACATGTGAACAATGATGACGTATGCTAATTTAGACACACGGATTTCTGCAATATAATTAAAAGATGCGTGGTTATATATAATATACGTATACTAGTACAGTGCATGCAGGTGGAGTCTAATTAATGTTTCAGGTAATTCAATTTTGGGACACCAGTTGTTTATGTTTGTTTATTAGCATACACCTGTTCTCCTTGTGCATTGGACCACTCTATTCTAGTGTATATCCTAGCTTGCTCTTATAAATTTGAAAGGAACAAGCTAGGCATTTAGGATGACTTGAGCGGCGTATAAGCGAACACAGCGGTGGATCGGAGGTGCTTAATTTGTTCAAGGCCAGGGGGTGTATAGGATGTTACAGAGAAAGAGAAGATAAGATCATTCTCTCTCCGACTCGATATATCGAAGATGATGCGAAATATAATTTCTGCAGAACATGCATGCATCTCATCAGAGGAATTAATTATATGATTAATAAAAGAGGAAATTAGACTTGCTCTACTAATTCAACTTGGTAGCAGCTAGCGTGCGTGTACGGACCTCTCAAAGATGATGGCGAGCGGGGCGACGAGCAGGGTGCCGAGCAAGAAGCGGTAGGTGAGGAGGGCGAAGACGAAGAGCCCCGCATCCACCATCACCTCGACCTCGCCCACGTACTGtttctcttcttcccctcgccctcgcccccgccgctgcccccgccgccgccgtaaGCCCACGGCGACCCCTTCTTCCCTCACCCCCGCCCCtactctcgccgccgccgccatggccatgctcgcCGGCGACCTCGACGCCCCCGCCCTAGACCTGGCCCGACCGCCGCAACCGCCGTCAGCTCCCCTAAACCGCCCGGCCGCCATCCCCACCGCTTGTCTTTTCTGCCTCCCCCGACCCCTTCCTTCTAAGGCCGCTGGAGTTGGAGACGAGGAGAGAGAAAGAGCTGGCAGAGATGGAGACGAGGGCGACGCAGGCGAGCTCGGGTGGGGGGCGCGTGTTGATGGGCTTCCTGTGGGCCGAGTCATGGGCTGCGAAAGCGAGGAGGGAGCGCGAGGAAGAGAAACAGTGCGGCACCGAGGTTCCCGTGGCGCTCTATTCGGACGGCACATCGGACCCGATGATTCCCTGGTCGGCCGGGTTACAGCCCACAAGAGGCTTAACTGAACGCCCGGTTTTCTCGTCGGCCTGAATTGATTCAGGCCGGCCTGATCCACCGGGGTTGGTCCCTCATCCCAGTCGGGAAGGGCCTAACGTACAAGGCCTGAAGGACTACGGGTAAAGTTGATTTTTATTTCAGGGAATAACATCAATATCATATACCTGGAGAATACCAATCAAGGGTCATGGTACGGGGTGGATTTTTCGCTCACCAGGTACATATAACGTGGAAAGTTATACAATTAATGTCCTGTTCCTATTTGTTTCCTTGCATAATATAGAAGACATAATCTGAACTCAGTTTCATCTAACATGCTAAGGCTTCTTCATGCTCATAAGAACACCAGATCTTGGATAAGTGTCTCATTCTCTATGACAGAGCATTTCATACGTTGGATCCTGATGATTCTTTGATTTTATCTTCATCCTGAGATTGTAATTCATCCTTTGGTTTTTCTTCATCGTTGGGCACCAATTCTTTTCTCTTTCCCCAGAGGAAAAGGTAGAGCCCGGCGAGAATCATGAACATGCCAAGAATACTGCATGTATGAAATCAAATTTGCATTAGGTCTATTAGTCGTAACTGCAATCATCCTCTTTATTTTTTGAGTTCCCAAATTAAAAGCATTATATTGTTTTCCCTTCCCAAAGTCAATATAATCAAAATGTACTACTATTAATTTTTCGTTTTTTTTCTAGTATGCTTTTCATCATGTCAGATAAAGAGAAGGAACATTAACTTCTTACCCAGAGTTCTATAATTATATTAACTTTTGACTTATGCATGTGAATTTTAAGAATTATCACGACTGAGGAAAAAAAGTTATAGTGATACCTTCCGACAGACAAATCATGGCCTAGAAGCAGCGAGTCGAGTACAGTGGTGAACAAGACGGATACTGCGCAAAACATCGATGGGTAGGTTGGGCCTCGCTGCGTGACGACCCATGAAATCATCACGAATTTGGCAGCAGTGTTGAGTATTGCCTGTGCAAAAGAACAAGAGTACATTTAAGCACTAGCAATCAAACACTTGGCTAAATACTTCTTTGGTCCTCCAGATATAAGTCGTTTCtttaaatttgaataaatttataTAAAACAATAATGATATTTATGACATTAAAGTTAGTATCACTAGATAcattattatgaaatatatttttacaatTTACATATTTGATATATGGTAGATGTtaaatattttttctataaattggTGTCAAACTTGTGATAATTTGACTTAGGGCCACTACAACAGAAATAATTTTTAGAATCATCACATCTACCGACTGCTCTAGGAAATGAAGGGCATTCCTAACGGCGGTTGGTATTCCCGTTCGCCCCAAACAATAGGTGGTGCACTAAGAAAGTCCATTAGTTTTCAAATAAGGTTAATTGAAGAAAAAGTTTacatcaaaattgtagagctatatAAGATCTAAATTTTATAAGtgatgaatttattttatttgagatcatttagggcTCAAATACACGTTTTATGTtctcaaattttgaatttaaaattttTAACGACCTTAGATGCAAATGCATCACACAATCTATATCAAAGTTGCAGAGCTCAACCAAATCCAAAACTTTGTTGTTGAAACTTTTCTATTTTACATGTTTAAGTCTGAAATATTCAAAACAAGAGTCATAGAAGTTAATACAAATGATAACATCCTATATTTGGTTATAGCTGACATTGTGGTGAGGTGGTTGGATTTCTTGCGTGAGATAAGAGGTTATAGGTTCGATCCTAGAAAATTTATTTGCATGTATCTCATATGAAAAATAGCGTGACTTATGGCTTCTAGAGAGTATTGTTTGCAAATCAATTTTGACCGTCCCTATAAATGTTTTGTGTAGTAGTAGATAGCTAAATAAGGAGTATCAATCAAATATGTCTATCTAGCCATTACACTTGAGTGTTGCAACGGGAGTACACTCCTTTAGCCTAACTTAAACatggtaaaaaaaaagaaaactcagGTGAGTCCTGGTGAACCTTATCTCCAACCTTTACCTACGATAAAGTTCCGTAGATATTTTATTTTAAGCTGCTACCatatttaaaaaaatactttataCATGGAAATATATCTAAACCATCTCCTTTCAATTACTGTTCTGCAGCCAGAAAGGAAGGACAAACATATTTGGAGGTTCTCTTCCAATGGACAGTATTCAGCCAAGTTGACCTATGAGGGCTTTTTCTTAGGTGCTACCCTGTTTGCACACCGTGGGAAAGGATTTGGAAGTCTTGTGCAACACCTAAATGTCGGTTCTTTATGTGGTTAGTTGCACACGACAAATGTTGGATGACAGGCCGCCTTGCACGTTGTGGGCTACCCCACCTGGAACGTTGTCCAATATATGATTAAAATGAGGAAACCGTCGACCATGTCCTAGTCGTCTGTGTCTTTGCTAGGTAATTTTGGTTTCATTGCTAAGATAGGTCGGTCTTCAGGCCTTATCCCCACAACCTACTGAAAACTCATTCCTTGATTGGTGGGAGAGAGAGCTAGTAATGCTACTTCTGAGTTGGTGAGGCAAGGTGTTAATTCCCTAATCATTCTTGGGGCTTGGATTCTTTGGAACCATCGAAATCGTTGTGTTTTTGGTAAATAGGTGCCAAGTGTTGCTGGGGCTTTAGTCATGGCTATTGAGGAACGCCAGTTGTGGTCCACGGCAGGGGCTCGAGGACTATCCCTTTTGTCCCCCCTCCTAGGTGATTAGTTTTCTGGTCTATGTGGGTCAACCTTCATCTGTCAAAGGTGCATTTGTGTTTAAGGATGCTGTAGCGTTGTGTTGTGTGAGTGTGTCGTGTTATCTGTGTGTGGTGTAAGTGTTGTTGGGTTCTTACACCCATTCTCTTGTTAATAACTTAATACACTCATGTGTTTTCTGAGAAAATTGTGTCTCTTATAGTGATATCTCCATATTCTCCATACTACAAACCTCGGTGGAGATGGCAAGGCGTATGTATAGACATAAAAGCAATTGAGTTAGCATTTATGATTTGATTTGTTTGGTTTTGTCAGGTTGCATGACGGCTAATGCTCAAATAGGATTACTTGTGCAAAAAACTCATAAACACAACAACAACTTGGTAGTGGAATCCATCTCTTAAGCTATGGTTATGAGTATGATTCCTTATCTTTCCATTATATATTTTGCAATCTTGCTTTTATATTTCCTCCTCTGCTTCCACTTTTCTCCATTTTCCTCTTATCCATGGAAAAAATTAGTTGCTTTCCTTTTTTCAATCTACTTACCTCTTTTCTATGGAGAAAAAACCAGTTGCAAAACCAGACTTAGGTTGTGCATGACATGAATGGGATGgacgaaaaagaaaaaagagatccAGAGGAATTGCACATAGAAGTGTGGACGGGTAgaggaaaaaaaaaatgaaaacccaGGTTGCATTGGggagaatgaaaaaaaaaacaacagaTGAAAAAAAAATCTTAATTAGTGACTTTTAATATTGAGGATTGCCAGATTTACCGAATAAACGATTGTAAGCAGGCTCATGTTCCATTTCAGCTGCCAAGTCGCCTTTTCTCTGTTCATTGCGACCCCTACAACAGCCATTTGGATGCAGCCCGCGAAGCATGTGGCAACTGTGGACCAGTACTTGTACGGGAACACTTTCAGCATCTGGGCCTGTATAAATGCAAGACTACATGTAAGTTTTCCTGAAACTATATGTATGTTTCCCCTGTTGAATAAATCATCAGCAGAGAGCTGAGTTGACATCAAAAGCACCACTTTAATTTTTCACATTTTATTTAATATCTACCATTCAGTCTGACAGTAGGAACATTCTGAAACTTAAACAACAGATGGTAAGATACTGCATGCGTGGGCTGCAAGTGTTTCTGCTAGCTATATTTCTCTGAGTGCCTGCATTAATCATTTGTTGGTTTATATATATAAAGTAGTATATACCTGCACTGTGTACCAGACGGCCAGGCTCAAGCAGCTGACGATGAGCAAGACGGTTCCGCGCATATGGTGGTGCCCAAACGCTGATCCAGATTGCTTGGGGTGGTACCCGATGATGTTGGTAGGCCAGAGATGAAGCACTTTGCCTTTGTAGAGGCTGATCACCAGTGTCCCCCCAACACAAACTAGGGTTCCTATCACCTTGATGTTTCCTACCAGGCTCTTCAAGTTCAAAGGTTCCTTCCTGATGAAACAGCAGGTTAATTATCTATATATAGGTAGGTGTATATGTATCTTTTCATCAGGAACAAACAACTCGGCAGACTTTACTTACTACGTACCTGAAAAGAACAGCAAGGACGAATGTGGCTATCGGGATGATGTTGTAAAAATTGATGGCATATCCGGGCGACGTATCTCCCAGACCAATGTAGTAAAGACCAGGAATTGTGAACCTGTAGGTAAGGAGAAGAGATAGAATTTTATTGTTGTTATTAAGAAAATGATCGTCTATGTACTCGATGCATGGGTTTGATATAAGATCAATGAGAGGACGACAACTCACCCTACAAGTGCACTTGTAAAAATCCATATGAATGCCTTCAATTTAATCTCCTTCCACTTCCCTCTACATGAGCACAATCAAAATCAACACTATCATATATGGAGACTTAAAAAATTCAGTATATATTCAGGATAACATAATTAGATCAAAGCAGGGGCAAATATAATAAGAACTTATTAGCACAGTTGTATATCTTCTTTTGTTGATACTAATTAACTGAAGCACTTTGCAAAATCTACATTAGAAAAGGTACTACTactacagtattattattattgtGTGCAAAACAAAATTTTCTGCTACCGAAATTAGGGAGATGACTGACCAcatggatcaaagaaagtaacaaCAGTATATAGGGACATATATATATTCTTGAAGAGATGGATGGAACTAACTTCTCAAAGATGGCAGCAAAGGGGATGACCAAGATGGCGGCCATGAAGAAGCGGTAGGTGAGGAGGCCGGGTGCAGACGGACAATCCATCGTTGACGACCACCTTGGTGAGCAGCAACAGCCCGGTAGTGAAAATTTGAATCAGCACCATGAATGATGCTGGCCACCATTCCTTGCTGCTGGCCATTGTCTCTCTCACGTCTCACTCGCTACAGGATAGTAGTGGACGGTGTAGCACTTCTAAACTCAAGGAGAATAAGAACCATGCAATCCGTTGTgtggcgtgtgtgtgtgtgtgtggggggggggggggagaggggAACAGAAGATCGACAAGATGGTAGTCGTGTGCTTCTAGCTCTTAGCCGACCACGTTATGGAGGGTCACTCTATATGTGTGAACAATGAGATATATGGACTTCTGCACCTTGTtcatttgggcttgtttggctgataagccatgattaAAAGTATTGTTGGtcgatttggtgtgagaaaaaaatactatttgttggctgaaaaagtacggcttataagccaaataagccCAAGCGAACAGAGCACTGGAAGCTAATAATATTAGTGCACACGATGGAGTTAATAACATTCTAATGTTTCAGGCGATTGAATTTTGGGATAGTAGTTATCTATGTTCGCTTAGCATAGATGAATTACTCTGTTTAAGGCATGTTTGGATTTGCTAGGGTTACTTAATTATTATAGTTGTGGCTAAAAATTAGCTGGTGTTACCAAGCTAGTGGCTAACAACTAATCGGAGAATTGACTAATAAATTCTCTCACCTATGTTTGATAGACCAGGGCTAATTTTGTCTAGTTTTTATAGCTTACTAACAATAACAATTAGCCCTTAATATCCAAACAGATCCTTATATAGATGTTTTATTTATGGCATCGGGATAGTTGCGTACGACGTTAGCTGACAAAGGAAGATGTCAGCCACAGCTGAATAAATAGTGGGATATAACCACTAAGAACTATAGGCTTAGTTTGCTTGCTAACCTAAGAAACCTGTCTGACCCCGGCAACATATAGACGTTGGATTTCCAGCGCCTGAGGTTAGATAAAATTCTGTGGTCAGCACCTCCCAGACTTGGTGTGATCAAATTCTCTGGTCAGCACCTCCCAGGCTTGGTGTGATCAAATGTACCCCCTCATCCCAAAATATAAGTGTGTGATAAACTTAGTGTGATCTTTAAGATCATACTTTAAACAGTTA harbors:
- the LOC136539223 gene encoding WAT1-related protein At5g64700-like isoform X1 — its product is MEGPSSSSLKLKAEWGPAICMVLIEVFTTGQMLLTKVVVDAGLFVFALLTYRFFLGTLLVVPLAIIFERWSSTMDCPSAPGLLTYRFFMAAILVIPFAAIFEKGKWKEIKLKAFIWIFTSALVGFTIPGLYYIGLGDTSPGYAINFYNIIPIATFVLAVLFRKEPLNLKSLVGNIKVIGTLVCVGGTLVISLYKGKVLHLWPTNIIGYHPKQSGSAFGHHHMRGTVLLIVSCLSLAVWYTVQAQMLKVFPYKYWSTVATCFAGCIQMAVVGVAMNREKATWQLKWNMSLLTIVYSAILNTAAKFVMISWVVTQRGPTYPSMFCAVSVLFTTVLDSLLLGHDLSVGSILGMFMILAGLYLFLWGKRKELVPNDEEKPKDELQSQDEDKIKESSGSNV
- the LOC136539223 gene encoding WAT1-related protein At5g64700-like isoform X2; the protein is MEGPSSSSLKLKAEWGPAICMVLIEVFTTGQMLLTKVVVDAGLFVFALLTYRFFLGTLLVVPLAIIFERGKWKEIKLKAFIWIFTSALVGFTIPGLYYIGLGDTSPGYAINFYNIIPIATFVLAVLFRKEPLNLKSLVGNIKVIGTLVCVGGTLVISLYKGKVLHLWPTNIIGYHPKQSGSAFGHHHMRGTVLLIVSCLSLAVWYTVQAQMLKVFPYKYWSTVATCFAGCIQMAVVGVAMNREKATWQLKWNMSLLTIVYSAILNTAAKFVMISWVVTQRGPTYPSMFCAVSVLFTTVLDSLLLGHDLSVGSILGMFMILAGLYLFLWGKRKELVPNDEEKPKDELQSQDEDKIKESSGSNV
- the LOC136539223 gene encoding WAT1-related protein At3g30340-like isoform X3; the protein is MDCPSAPGLLTYRFFMAAILVIPFAAIFEKGKWKEIKLKAFIWIFTSALVGFTIPGLYYIGLGDTSPGYAINFYNIIPIATFVLAVLFRKEPLNLKSLVGNIKVIGTLVCVGGTLVISLYKGKVLHLWPTNIIGYHPKQSGSAFGHHHMRGTVLLIVSCLSLAVWYTVQAQMLKVFPYKYWSTVATCFAGCIQMAVVGVAMNREKATWQLKWNMSLLTIVYSAILNTAAKFVMISWVVTQRGPTYPSMFCAVSVLFTTVLDSLLLGHDLSVGSILGMFMILAGLYLFLWGKRKELVPNDEEKPKDELQSQDEDKIKESSGSNV